Proteins encoded together in one Bacteroides ovatus window:
- the kduI gene encoding 5-dehydro-4-deoxy-D-glucuronate isomerase translates to MKKLAIAMMLGIAAMSASAQVNYKMQVACSPQDVKTYDTNRLRSSFLMEKVMVPNEINVTYSMYDRLIFGGAVPATKELVLETIDPLKSKFFLERRELGVINIGGEGIVTVDGKEYTLKFKDALYVGRGKQKVTFKSKDSSNPAKFYINSATAHKEYKTQLITIDGRKGSLKANSFAAGKLEESNDRVINQLIVNNVLEEGPCQLQMGLTELKPGSVWNTMPAHTHSRRVEAYFYFNVPAGNAICHFMGEPQEERVVWMQNEQAIMSPEWSIHAAAGTSNYMFIWGMAGENLDYGDMDKIKYTEMR, encoded by the coding sequence ATGAAAAAATTAGCAATTGCAATGATGTTGGGTATCGCAGCAATGTCTGCCTCCGCCCAGGTGAATTACAAGATGCAAGTGGCTTGCAGCCCGCAAGACGTGAAAACGTATGATACTAACCGCTTGCGCAGTAGCTTCCTGATGGAAAAAGTAATGGTTCCGAACGAAATCAACGTTACTTATTCTATGTACGACCGTCTGATCTTCGGTGGCGCAGTACCTGCGACAAAAGAATTGGTACTTGAAACAATCGACCCGTTGAAATCTAAATTCTTCCTCGAACGCCGCGAACTGGGTGTCATCAACATTGGTGGCGAAGGTATCGTAACCGTAGACGGTAAAGAATATACGCTGAAATTCAAAGATGCCCTGTACGTAGGTAGAGGCAAGCAGAAAGTGACTTTCAAGAGCAAAGATTCCAGCAATCCTGCCAAATTCTACATCAACTCGGCTACTGCCCACAAGGAATACAAGACTCAATTGATTACTATCGACGGACGTAAAGGTTCTCTGAAAGCAAACTCATTTGCTGCCGGAAAGCTGGAAGAAAGCAACGACCGCGTTATCAACCAGTTGATTGTTAACAACGTACTTGAAGAAGGCCCCTGCCAACTGCAAATGGGATTGACTGAACTGAAACCGGGTAGCGTATGGAACACCATGCCGGCACACACTCACTCTCGTCGTGTAGAAGCATACTTCTACTTCAATGTACCGGCAGGAAATGCTATCTGCCACTTCATGGGCGAACCTCAAGAAGAACGCGTCGTATGGATGCAGAACGAACAAGCTATCATGTCACCGGAATGGTCTATCCACGCTGCTGCCGGAACAAGCAACTACATGTTTATCTGGGGTATGGCAGGTGAAAACCTCGATTACGGAGACATGGACAAGATCAAATATACAGAAATGCGCTAA
- a CDS encoding MFS transporter, which yields MNAFQKTGEKMTNYRWTICAMLFFATTVNYLDRQVLSLTWDEFIKPEFHWDESHYGTITSVFSIVYAICMLFAGRFVDWMGTKKGFLWAIGVWSAGACLHAVCGIVTEAQVGLHSAAELAGATGDVVVTIATVSMYCFLAARCILALGEAGNFPAAIKVTAEYFPKKDRAYATSIFNAGASIGALIAPLTIPILAKMFGWEMAFIVIGGLGFIWMGFWVFMYDAPSKSKHVNQAELDYIEQDNREAGSAPMTDEKDEKRMKFWQCFSYKQTWAFVFGKFMTDGVWWFFLFWTPSYLNTQFGIKTSDPLGMALIFTLYAVTMLSIYGGKLPTIFINRTGMNPYAARMKAMLIFAFFPLVVLLAQPLGTVSPWFPVILIGIGGAAHQSWSANIFSTVGDMFPRTAIASITGIGGMAGGVGSMILQKVAGNLFVYASGTTMIDGKEVEMTKELLEQGAQFVHPAMTFMGFEGKPAGYFVIFCVCAVAYLLGWVIMKALVPKYKPIVLE from the coding sequence ATGAATGCATTTCAAAAAACAGGCGAAAAGATGACAAACTACAGATGGACCATCTGTGCTATGCTATTTTTTGCTACTACAGTTAACTATCTCGACCGTCAGGTTCTCTCATTGACGTGGGATGAATTTATCAAACCGGAATTCCACTGGGACGAATCTCACTACGGTACTATTACTTCTGTTTTCTCCATTGTATACGCTATATGTATGCTGTTTGCCGGTCGTTTTGTCGACTGGATGGGAACTAAAAAAGGATTTTTATGGGCTATCGGTGTCTGGTCGGCAGGTGCTTGTCTTCATGCCGTTTGTGGTATTGTCACAGAAGCACAAGTTGGACTTCATAGTGCAGCAGAACTGGCCGGTGCCACAGGAGATGTGGTAGTGACTATTGCTACGGTCAGTATGTACTGCTTCCTCGCCGCCCGCTGTATTCTCGCTTTAGGAGAAGCCGGTAACTTCCCTGCTGCTATTAAAGTAACTGCAGAGTACTTCCCTAAAAAAGACCGTGCTTATGCTACTTCTATCTTTAATGCCGGTGCATCTATCGGAGCATTGATCGCTCCTCTTACCATTCCTATTCTGGCAAAAATGTTCGGTTGGGAAATGGCATTTATCGTAATTGGTGGACTTGGCTTTATCTGGATGGGATTCTGGGTGTTTATGTATGATGCCCCGTCGAAAAGCAAACATGTCAATCAGGCAGAGCTTGACTACATCGAGCAAGATAATCGCGAAGCAGGCAGTGCTCCAATGACAGACGAGAAAGATGAAAAGAGAATGAAGTTCTGGCAATGTTTCAGCTACAAACAAACATGGGCCTTTGTCTTCGGTAAGTTCATGACTGACGGCGTATGGTGGTTCTTCCTTTTCTGGACTCCGTCTTATCTGAATACACAATTCGGTATCAAAACCTCCGACCCGCTGGGTATGGCGTTGATCTTTACGCTTTATGCAGTGACTATGTTATCTATCTATGGTGGTAAACTACCTACTATCTTCATCAACAGAACAGGTATGAATCCGTATGCAGCCCGTATGAAAGCGATGCTAATCTTCGCCTTCTTCCCGCTGGTTGTACTGTTAGCACAACCGTTAGGTACTGTTTCTCCATGGTTCCCGGTTATCTTAATCGGTATTGGTGGAGCTGCTCATCAATCCTGGTCGGCCAATATATTCTCTACCGTAGGCGATATGTTCCCAAGAACAGCTATTGCAAGTATCACCGGTATAGGTGGTATGGCAGGAGGCGTAGGCTCTATGATTCTTCAGAAAGTGGCAGGTAACTTGTTCGTATATGCTTCCGGAACAACGATGATCGACGGCAAAGAGGTGGAAATGACAAAAGAATTACTCGAACAAGGAGCACAATTCGTACACCCAGCCATGACATTCATGGGATTCGAAGGCAAACCAGCCGGATATTTCGTTATCTTCTGCGTATGTGCAGTAGCTTATCTGTTGGGTTGGGTTATCATGAAGGCATTAGTTCCGAAATACAAACCTATCGTATTAGAGTAA
- a CDS encoding AAA domain-containing protein — MKLEMKLPCPKSEAIESYEILLAVCRAEDAYLAVGYKQMRDLLERICRAQMQNESLQMTDLSARISFVAAKVGLSVAEQNRLHTFRLTSNAILNRQQEPNREQLLRDAKTLAFFIRKLLEEDIPMELYRLLPRADATYLVASPARERVQRMRVCFQYADEQYLYVTPLDEVSEKPYLVRYNIPQINEEFAETCKLLWRHAQVNLLDVAVDETGILTPSFIVLEPDYLLDISSLAECFRDYGHHPANYFLSRLQPIENARPLLLGNIANLFLDEWIHAKSEDIDYRTCMQKAFRRYPIELAACSDLRDKEKERQFFEDCKLHFDHIRETVNDTFHAAGYELDKTDAVLEPSYICEALGLQGRLDYMQRDMSSFIEMKSGKADEYAIRGKVEPKENNKVQMLLYQAVLQYSMGMDHRKVKAYLLYTRYPLLYPSRPSWAMVRRVIDLRNRIVADEYGVQLRNSLEYTAQKLEEINASTLNERGLKGRFWETYLRPSIDNFQSKLKALSPLEKNYFYAVYNFITKELYTSKSGDVDYEGRTGAASLWLSTLAEKCEAGEIIYDLKIKENHAADEHKAGLTFSFFKKEKAGETLLNEATINDITGDKAIGNDITGDKAIGNDILGNGASASKTVRSEALETETSLPNFRQGDAIILYERNRDTDNVTNKMVFKGNIEYLTENEIGIRLRATQQNPSVLPAESLYAIEHDTMDTTFRSMYQGLYIYLSARKERRDLLLSQRPPRFDESLDPMISRSEDDFTRIALKAKAAQDYFLLIGPPGTGKTSCALKKMVETFHADKDAQILLLSYTNRAVDEICKSLASIAPAVDFIRVGSELSCDEAYRGHLIENELSSCNRRSEVYERIRNCRIIVGTVAAISGKPELFRLKHFDVAIIDEATQILEPQLLGILCARGEDGKDAIDKFVLIGDHKQLPAVVQQNTEQSAIYDESLLSIGLTNLKDSLFERLYRNCTATVHRSYDMLCRQGRMHPEVALFANRAFYGGRLIPVGLPHQIESSDTICRLAFYPSVPEKAGTSAKINYSEARIVADLAARIYEDHRTDFDESRTLGIITPYRSQIALIKKEIESLGIPALNRILVDTVERFQGSERDVIIYSFCVNYPYQLKFLSNLTEEEGVLIDRKLNVALTRARKQMFITGVPELLERNPLYKSLLKLIESF, encoded by the coding sequence ATGAAGCTGGAGATGAAGTTGCCCTGTCCGAAGAGTGAAGCGATAGAATCTTATGAAATCCTTTTAGCAGTTTGCCGGGCGGAAGATGCTTATCTTGCCGTAGGATATAAGCAAATGCGCGACTTGCTGGAGCGTATTTGTCGCGCGCAAATGCAAAACGAAAGTTTACAGATGACCGACCTTTCCGCACGAATCAGTTTCGTGGCGGCTAAGGTCGGTCTTTCTGTTGCAGAGCAGAACCGGCTGCATACTTTCCGGCTCACTTCGAATGCTATCTTGAACCGCCAGCAGGAGCCCAACCGGGAACAACTCTTGCGCGATGCGAAAACGTTAGCTTTCTTTATTCGTAAACTCCTGGAAGAGGATATTCCCATGGAACTATACCGGCTACTTCCGCGTGCGGATGCTACCTACCTGGTTGCGTCTCCTGCCCGCGAACGAGTGCAGCGAATGCGTGTCTGCTTCCAGTATGCTGACGAGCAATATTTGTATGTGACTCCCTTGGACGAAGTCTCGGAGAAACCATATTTAGTTCGTTATAATATCCCTCAAATAAATGAAGAGTTTGCAGAAACGTGCAAATTGCTTTGGCGTCATGCCCAGGTCAATTTATTGGATGTTGCAGTGGATGAGACAGGAATCCTGACTCCTTCTTTCATTGTACTCGAACCGGATTATTTACTTGACATCAGTTCTTTGGCAGAGTGTTTCCGTGATTACGGGCATCATCCGGCCAATTATTTTCTTTCCCGTCTTCAACCGATCGAAAATGCCCGGCCTCTGTTACTGGGAAATATAGCCAATCTTTTTCTGGACGAATGGATTCATGCGAAGAGTGAAGACATAGATTATCGTACCTGTATGCAGAAAGCCTTCCGGCGTTATCCTATTGAGCTGGCTGCCTGTTCCGATTTGCGCGACAAAGAGAAAGAACGCCAATTCTTTGAGGACTGCAAACTGCACTTCGATCATATTCGTGAAACGGTTAATGATACCTTTCATGCAGCCGGTTATGAACTGGACAAGACAGATGCCGTGCTTGAACCGTCTTATATCTGTGAAGCACTCGGACTTCAGGGACGTCTCGACTATATGCAGCGGGATATGTCTTCTTTCATAGAAATGAAATCCGGCAAGGCGGATGAATACGCTATCCGGGGCAAGGTAGAGCCGAAGGAGAATAATAAAGTACAGATGTTACTTTATCAAGCAGTCTTGCAATATTCAATGGGAATGGATCACCGGAAAGTGAAAGCCTATTTGCTTTATACCCGTTATCCGCTCCTTTATCCCTCCCGTCCTTCGTGGGCGATGGTACGTCGGGTGATTGATTTGCGTAACCGCATTGTGGCCGATGAATATGGCGTCCAATTACGCAATAGTCTGGAATATACGGCACAAAAACTGGAAGAAATCAATGCCTCCACCTTGAATGAACGAGGATTGAAAGGACGTTTTTGGGAAACATACCTGCGTCCCTCTATTGATAACTTTCAATCGAAACTGAAAGCTCTTTCTCCACTGGAAAAGAATTACTTCTATGCGGTGTATAACTTTATTACAAAGGAACTTTATACCTCAAAATCCGGTGATGTGGATTATGAAGGACGTACCGGGGCAGCTTCTTTATGGCTTTCTACATTAGCGGAGAAATGCGAGGCCGGAGAAATCATTTATGATTTGAAAATAAAGGAGAATCATGCGGCCGATGAACATAAAGCCGGACTTACTTTTTCTTTCTTTAAAAAGGAAAAGGCTGGGGAAACTTTGTTGAATGAGGCTACCATAAATGACATTACTGGAGATAAAGCTATTGGAAATGACATTACCGGAGATAAAGCTATTGGAAATGATATTCTTGGAAATGGAGCCTCTGCAAGTAAGACTGTCAGAAGTGAAGCTCTTGAAACAGAGACTTCTCTACCTAATTTCCGTCAAGGCGATGCCATTATCCTTTATGAACGTAACCGCGATACAGATAACGTTACCAATAAAATGGTTTTCAAGGGTAATATTGAATACCTGACAGAAAACGAAATAGGTATTCGCTTACGTGCTACCCAGCAGAATCCATCCGTACTTCCTGCCGAAAGCCTTTATGCGATAGAACATGATACAATGGATACAACATTCCGCTCGATGTATCAGGGGTTATATATTTATCTTTCTGCAAGGAAGGAACGCCGTGACTTGTTGCTGTCACAGCGTCCTCCTCGGTTTGATGAATCATTGGATCCTATGATTTCCCGTTCGGAAGACGATTTTACGCGAATCGCCTTGAAAGCAAAAGCCGCACAGGATTATTTCCTTCTTATCGGGCCTCCGGGAACAGGCAAAACTTCATGTGCCCTGAAGAAAATGGTAGAGACTTTTCATGCAGATAAAGATGCGCAGATTCTTTTGCTTTCATACACCAACCGGGCTGTCGATGAGATATGCAAGTCGCTGGCTTCCATTGCTCCGGCTGTTGATTTTATACGTGTGGGAAGTGAATTATCATGTGATGAAGCCTACCGCGGGCATCTGATTGAAAATGAATTATCCTCTTGTAACCGTCGTTCGGAAGTGTACGAACGCATCCGGAATTGTCGGATTATTGTGGGAACGGTAGCGGCTATTTCCGGCAAACCGGAACTGTTTCGTTTGAAGCATTTTGATGTAGCCATTATTGATGAGGCTACCCAAATATTGGAACCGCAGTTGTTGGGTATCCTCTGTGCACGTGGAGAAGACGGAAAAGATGCAATAGATAAGTTTGTCTTGATCGGAGATCATAAACAACTGCCTGCTGTGGTACAGCAAAATACGGAGCAATCGGCCATTTATGATGAATCTTTACTGTCTATCGGGTTGACCAATTTGAAAGATTCCTTGTTTGAACGCCTCTACCGGAACTGTACTGCAACGGTTCATCGCTCCTACGATATGCTGTGCCGTCAAGGGCGAATGCATCCGGAAGTTGCTTTGTTTGCTAATCGTGCCTTTTATGGAGGGCGTCTGATCCCTGTCGGCCTACCTCACCAAATAGAATCATCCGATACCATTTGTCGTTTGGCTTTTTATCCCTCTGTGCCGGAGAAGGCCGGAACATCTGCAAAGATCAACTATTCGGAAGCACGTATTGTTGCCGACTTAGCTGCTCGCATTTATGAAGATCATCGGACAGATTTTGACGAATCCCGTACTTTAGGGATCATTACCCCTTACCGGAGTCAGATAGCATTGATAAAAAAAGAAATAGAATCATTAGGTATTCCAGCTCTGAACCGAATTCTAGTTGACACAGTAGAACGGTTCCAGGGAAGCGAGCGTGATGTAATAATCTATTCCTTCTGTGTCAACTACCCTTACCAACTAAAATTTCTATCCAATCTGACGGAAGAAGAGGGTGTTTTGATCGACCGGAAACTGAATGTTGCCTTGACCCGTGCAAGAAAACAGATGTTCATTACAGGAGTTCCCGAACTACTCGAACGCAATCCACTCTATAAAAGTTTATTAAAATTAATAGAAAGCTTCTGA